The proteins below are encoded in one region of Candidatus Hydrogenedentota bacterium:
- a CDS encoding response regulator, with translation MKNRVFTTGEVAAICGVSADTVSRWFDLGQIDGYRLGPGGDRRIPYESLRKFMLSHGIPLERLEQGERRVLVVDDDPYYLDIIPSVLTKEEDYEVLTASTGFDAGAMVVEHNPQLVILDIHLSDMDGRMVCERVKSRAETRNTRILGISGFIEEDEIRDLADYGFDDFLKKPFPLEELSDHVKRLFELPNARLARPKRTL, from the coding sequence ATGAAAAATCGTGTGTTCACGACGGGGGAAGTTGCGGCTATCTGCGGGGTGTCCGCGGATACGGTATCACGCTGGTTCGACTTGGGCCAGATTGATGGCTACCGCCTGGGCCCGGGCGGCGACCGCCGCATTCCCTATGAAAGCCTCCGCAAGTTCATGCTCAGCCACGGCATTCCTCTCGAACGTCTGGAGCAGGGCGAACGCCGCGTCCTCGTGGTGGACGACGACCCTTACTATCTGGACATTATTCCATCGGTCCTGACGAAGGAAGAGGACTACGAGGTGCTGACGGCGTCGACGGGCTTTGACGCGGGCGCCATGGTCGTCGAGCACAACCCGCAGTTGGTCATCCTGGACATCCACCTGAGCGACATGGACGGGCGCATGGTCTGTGAACGGGTCAAGAGCCGCGCGGAAACCCGCAACACGCGCATTCTCGGCATTTCCGGCTTTATCGAAGAAGATGAAATCCGCGATTTGGCCGACTATGGCTTCGACGATTTCCTCAAGAAGCCTTTCCCGCTGGAGGAACTGAGCGACCACGTCAAGCGTCTCTTCGAACTGCCAAACGCTCGACTCGCCCGCCCAAAGCGGACCCTGTAG
- a CDS encoding prepilin-type N-terminal cleavage/methylation domain-containing protein, translating to MRRTKGFTLIELLVVIAIIGILAAILLPALARARESARRSSCQNNLKEWGLVFKMYSGEDPGERYPHLQVTDTNDPDFPGDDAIDIAAGPQVNSIYPEYLNDPAIAVCPSDAEESIEDMFKDDGTPEFVDSPGDIDASYAYIGWTLDRMNVPGLPPLPVSAFTNVNLLLNFIPEAVIPPDAYATAQFGYTLNGLLPKVGEYATSNPLAIALMKAADDDVTVPVGYGNGGGETIYRLREGIERFLITDINNPAATAQAQSTVWIMMDLFAGSGAIQYFNHVPGGCNVLYLDGHVDWIRYIPSPTNNPPTDTQATAPVLPSMGALIGVIAGANS from the coding sequence ATGCGTAGGACCAAGGGTTTCACTCTGATCGAACTGCTGGTAGTGATCGCGATTATCGGTATCTTGGCCGCGATCCTGCTGCCGGCGCTGGCGCGCGCGCGCGAATCGGCTCGCCGCTCGAGCTGCCAGAACAACCTGAAGGAATGGGGCCTTGTATTCAAGATGTACTCGGGCGAAGACCCCGGCGAACGGTATCCCCATCTCCAGGTGACGGACACCAACGACCCGGACTTCCCAGGTGACGACGCGATTGACATCGCTGCCGGCCCGCAGGTCAATTCGATTTACCCCGAATACCTGAACGACCCGGCGATTGCAGTTTGCCCGTCGGACGCCGAGGAATCCATTGAAGACATGTTCAAAGACGATGGAACGCCGGAGTTTGTTGACAGCCCGGGCGACATCGACGCGAGCTATGCGTACATCGGCTGGACGCTGGACCGCATGAACGTTCCTGGCCTTCCCCCGCTGCCGGTCTCGGCGTTCACGAACGTCAACCTGCTCCTGAACTTCATCCCCGAAGCCGTGATCCCGCCGGACGCGTATGCGACGGCCCAGTTTGGCTATACGCTGAACGGCCTCCTGCCGAAGGTAGGCGAGTACGCGACCTCGAATCCGCTCGCCATCGCCCTGATGAAGGCCGCGGACGATGACGTGACGGTGCCCGTCGGTTATGGCAACGGCGGCGGCGAGACCATCTATCGGCTTCGCGAAGGCATCGAACGGTTCCTTATCACGGACATCAACAATCCGGCCGCGACGGCGCAAGCGCAGAGCACGGTGTGGATCATGATGGACCTGTTCGCGGGCTCAGGCGCGATTCAGTACTTCAACCACGTGCCGGGCGGCTGCAATGTGCTCTACCTGGACGGCCATGTGGACTGGATTCGCTACATTCCAAGTCCGACGAATAACCCGCCGACGGACACGCAGGCGACGGCGCCGGTTCTGCCGAGCATGGGCGCGCTGATCGGTGTAATTGCCGGGGCCAACTCCTGA
- a CDS encoding DUF1559 domain-containing protein, whose protein sequence is MMKKKGFTLIELLVVIAIIGILAAILLPALARARESARRSSCQNNLKEWGLVFKMYSNEDPGERMPPLQTLKENPYGSGSFEDALAAGPKVACIYPEYLNDPSIGVCPSDAVETVDYFYDETTGDPILHLNPERVDASYAYLGYTLDRMGKYLPAPPFSTFAAVQTIISALGGGSVDTTVPVDWQLGAAAESLFQKVGGLYTPLISSGSAAQAAALEAKIDEDIELLTQYAQYGNGGGKTIYRLREGIERFLITDINNPAATAQAQSTVFIMMDQVANTGAIEFFNHIPGGCNVLFLDGHVDFIRYINKDEGATAPVMPSTASIIGAIAGVSS, encoded by the coding sequence ATGATGAAGAAAAAAGGATTTACGCTGATTGAGTTGTTGGTGGTAATTGCAATTATCGGCATTCTGGCCGCCATCCTGCTGCCGGCGCTGGCGCGCGCACGCGAGTCCGCCCGCCGCTCGAGCTGCCAGAATAATCTGAAGGAATGGGGTCTGGTCTTCAAGATGTACTCGAACGAGGATCCGGGCGAACGGATGCCGCCGCTGCAGACCTTGAAAGAGAATCCCTATGGCTCCGGCAGCTTCGAAGACGCCCTTGCGGCGGGCCCGAAGGTTGCCTGCATCTATCCCGAGTACTTGAACGACCCGTCGATCGGCGTGTGTCCGTCAGACGCCGTCGAAACGGTGGATTATTTCTACGATGAGACCACGGGCGACCCCATTCTGCACCTGAATCCGGAACGCGTCGACGCCAGTTACGCCTATCTGGGCTATACTTTGGACCGGATGGGCAAGTATCTGCCTGCCCCGCCGTTTTCGACATTCGCCGCCGTGCAGACTATCATCAGTGCGCTGGGAGGCGGCTCGGTTGACACTACGGTGCCGGTCGACTGGCAGCTGGGCGCCGCTGCAGAATCCCTGTTCCAGAAGGTGGGCGGCCTTTACACGCCGCTGATCAGCAGCGGAAGCGCCGCGCAGGCAGCCGCTCTCGAAGCCAAGATTGACGAGGACATCGAATTGCTGACTCAGTACGCCCAATACGGCAACGGCGGCGGCAAGACGATCTATCGTCTGCGCGAAGGCATCGAGCGTTTCCTGATCACCGACATCAATAACCCGGCCGCGACGGCCCAGGCGCAAAGCACCGTGTTCATCATGATGGACCAAGTGGCCAACACGGGCGCAATCGAGTTCTTCAACCACATTCCAGGCGGGTGCAATGTACTGTTCCTGGATGGCCACGTCGACTTCATCCGCTACATCAACAAGGATGAAGGCGCGACTGCGCCCGTCATGCCGTCGACAGCGTCAATTATCGGCGCCATCGCTGGCGTGAGCAGCTGA
- a CDS encoding DUF1559 domain-containing protein — translation MLGRRGFTLIELLVVIAIIGILAAILLPALARARESARRASCQNNLKEMGLVCKMYSNEDPGERFPTIQRWENGDGGACERRGSPDFIFDGLSVYPEYLNDPWIMLCPSDPNAITNTQTNGGWYVDSDVQRAQIDPCRFNAESYNYFSWAILDRFWLLNPTRVNAENFALLSDIDPVFLASFYEAVDDMDTEWRNGSPPSGDAFDQDLPCTRGTVYRLREGIERFLITDINNPAQQAQAQSTVFVVMDDIQYKVEFMNHVPGGGNVLYMDGHVDFIRYPGDTPFSRGWAVLLTEAMDLIP, via the coding sequence ATGCTAGGACGACGTGGTTTTACTCTCATTGAGCTGCTGGTCGTCATCGCGATCATCGGCATTCTGGCGGCCATCTTGCTGCCCGCGCTGGCACGCGCACGCGAGTCGGCGCGCCGCGCCAGCTGCCAGAACAACCTCAAGGAAATGGGGCTGGTCTGCAAGATGTACTCGAACGAAGACCCCGGCGAACGCTTCCCCACCATTCAGCGGTGGGAGAACGGAGACGGCGGTGCCTGTGAACGGCGCGGTTCGCCGGACTTCATTTTCGACGGGTTGTCTGTTTATCCCGAGTATTTGAATGACCCGTGGATCATGCTGTGCCCATCGGACCCCAACGCCATAACCAACACCCAGACCAACGGCGGCTGGTACGTCGACAGCGACGTCCAGCGCGCCCAAATCGACCCCTGCCGGTTCAACGCCGAATCCTACAACTATTTCTCATGGGCGATTCTGGACAGATTCTGGCTGCTGAATCCGACCAGGGTCAATGCCGAGAACTTTGCGCTGTTGTCGGATATCGACCCCGTTTTCCTCGCCTCTTTCTATGAGGCCGTGGATGACATGGATACCGAATGGCGGAACGGTTCGCCCCCCAGCGGCGACGCGTTTGACCAAGACCTGCCATGCACCCGCGGCACGGTTTACCGGTTGCGCGAAGGGATCGAGCGCTTTCTCATCACGGACATCAACAATCCGGCGCAACAGGCGCAGGCTCAGAGCACGGTCTTCGTCGTCATGGACGATATCCAGTATAAGGTCGAATTCATGAACCACGTGCCGGGTGGCGGAAATGTCCTCTATATGGACGGCCACGTGGACTTCATCCGTTACCCGGGTGATACGCCGTTCAGCCGGGGCTGGGCGGTGCTGCTGACCGAAGCCATGGACCTGATTCCGTAA